The Archangium primigenium genomic interval GTGGCCGACAGCACCGGGCGGCTCGTGGAGGACGTGCAGCCCATGACGAGCCTCTACCTGTCGTGCGTGGCCGAGCAGAACGGCAAGCGCGAGCAGAACGCCTACGGCGTCGCGGGCCGCTCCGGCATGGAGTTCTATGGCGAGGAGCGGTTGGATCGCATCGTGCGCGAGGCGGTGGGCCGCACCACCATCCTCTTCGAGTCCTCGCAGCCGCCCGCCGGGGAGATGCCGGTGGTGCTCGCCGCGGGCTCCTCGGGCATCCTGCTGCACGAGGCCATCGGCCACGGCATGGAGGCGGACTTCAACCGCAAGGGCACGTCCATCTACGCGGACAAGATCAACAAGCCCATCGCCCACCCCTTCGTGAACATCGTCGACGATGGCACCAACGAGTACGCGCGCGGCGCCATCAACGTGGATGACGAGGGCAACGTGCCGGACAAGACGATGCTCGTGGAGAACGGCGTGCTCACCACGTTCCTTCACGACTCCATCTCCGCGCGGCACTACAAGGTGAAGCCCACGGGCAACGGCCGCCGCGAGAGCTACCGGCACGCGCCGCTGCCGCGCATGCGCTCCACCTACATGCTGCCCGGGCCCCACAAGTCCGAGGAGATCATCGCCTCGGTGAAGAAGGGCATCTACTGCTCCAACTTCACCAACGGCCAGGTGAACATCGGCGCCGGGGACTTCACCTTCTACGTGAAGAACGGCTACCTCATCGAGGACGGCAAGCTCACCCGGCCCATCAAGGACGTGAACATCATCGGCAACGGGCCCAAGGTGCTGGAGCAGGTGGACATGGTGGCCGACGACCTGGTCATCGACGAGGGCGGCTGGACGTGCGGCAAGGACGGGCAGGGCGTGCCGGTGTCCCAGGGCATCCCCACCGTGCGCGTCGCATCCATCACCGTGGGCGGACGCAACGCCTGAGAGGGGCCTTCCATGAGCACGACCATCGAGATCGATCAGGACTTGAAGGACACGGCGCGCCGGGCGGTGGAGCTGGCGCGCACGCACGGGGCCACCGAGGCCTCGGCCACCGCGGGCCGCATGCGCGAGGTGGAGGTGCAGTGGCGCGACGGCCGGCTGGAGAAGGTGTCCGAGGCGACGACGCGCGGCCTGTCGCTGCAGCTCTACCTGGACGGACGCTACAGCTCGGTGTCCACGAGTGACTTGCGGCCCGAGGCGCTCGACCGCTTCATCGCGGACGGCCTGGCCATGACGCGGGCCCTGGCGCGCGACGAGCACCGGCGGCTGCCGGATGCCGAGCTCTACGCGGGGCGCGCCGCCCTGGACCTGTCCATCGAGGATCCCCGTCAGGGGCAGCTGAGCGCCGAGGAGCGCCAGCGCTTCGCCCGGGAGCTGGAGGAGGGCGCGCGCTCGGCCGACACGACGGGCGCCATCCTGTCCGTCACCACGGGCTTCGGGGACCTGTTCCGCGAGTCCTACCGCGTCACCTCCAACGGCTTCGAGGGCGGGGCGCGGGGCACGCAGTTCGTCGCCTCGGCGGAGGTGAGCGTGCAGGATCCGGACGGCCGTCGCCCCGAGGAGTCGGACTCGGGCTTCGCGCGCTTCTTCGAGGATCTGCCGGCCGCGAACGTGCTGGGCCGCCGCGCGGGTGAGCGGGCCCTGGGCCGCATCGGCGCGACGAAGGGCGAGTCGGCGGTGCTGCCCATGGCGGTGGACCACAAGGTGTCCGGGCGGCTCGTGTCCATGCTGCTCGGCTCCATGTCGGGCGCCTCCATCCAGCAGAAGCGCTCGTTCCTGGAGGGCCGCGAGGGCGAGAAGGTGGGCAGCGACCTGCTCACGCTCAAGGACGAGCCGCACGTGAAGCGGGGCCTCGGCTCGCGCCTGTTCGACGGCGAGGGCATCGCCGCGCGCGAGCTGACGCTCTTCGAGCAGGGCGTGCTGCGCTCGTACTTCATCGACAGCTACTACGGCCGCAAGCTGCAGCGCCGTCCGACGACGAGCTCGCCCTCCAACCTCGCCTGGACGCTCGGCACCAAGGCGCGGGCGGGCCTCCTGGAGGACCTGCGCGACGGCATCCTGGTGACGGGCTTCCTCGGGGGCAACTCGAGCGCCGTCACGGGCGACTTCTCCCTGGGCGTGCAGGGCTTCCGCGTGCGCGGCGGACAGCTCGCCGAGCCCGTGAGCGAGATGAACATCTCCGGCAACCAGCTCGACCTGTGGAAGCGGCTGGTGGCGGTGGGCGCGGATCCCTATCCGTTCAGCTCCGCGCGCACGCCCTCGCTCGTCTTCGAGGGCGTGCAGTTCGCCGGCCGCTGACGGACGCCCGCGGGGCTCAGGCCGGCTCGATGAAGTTGAGCCGGTAGCCGTCG includes:
- a CDS encoding TldD/PmbA family protein, whose product is MSTTIEIDQDLKDTARRAVELARTHGATEASATAGRMREVEVQWRDGRLEKVSEATTRGLSLQLYLDGRYSSVSTSDLRPEALDRFIADGLAMTRALARDEHRRLPDAELYAGRAALDLSIEDPRQGQLSAEERQRFARELEEGARSADTTGAILSVTTGFGDLFRESYRVTSNGFEGGARGTQFVASAEVSVQDPDGRRPEESDSGFARFFEDLPAANVLGRRAGERALGRIGATKGESAVLPMAVDHKVSGRLVSMLLGSMSGASIQQKRSFLEGREGEKVGSDLLTLKDEPHVKRGLGSRLFDGEGIAARELTLFEQGVLRSYFIDSYYGRKLQRRPTTSSPSNLAWTLGTKARAGLLEDLRDGILVTGFLGGNSSAVTGDFSLGVQGFRVRGGQLAEPVSEMNISGNQLDLWKRLVAVGADPYPFSSARTPSLVFEGVQFAGR
- a CDS encoding TldD/PmbA family protein, whose amino-acid sequence is MTRSDLMGEALADSTAGAGGPVASIGYFSRFGITEGLIRETLAAALSRGGDYCDLFFQHRVSTAMGLEDGVVSRASSQVELGVGVRVIKGDQTGYAYTEDLTRDAMRSAARTAAAIADGPSRTAPQHFHVFKDVPKRYVLQTNWDAVRPERKLPLLERLNAAAFKADGRVSKVTVSFSDEHGAILVADSTGRLVEDVQPMTSLYLSCVAEQNGKREQNAYGVAGRSGMEFYGEERLDRIVREAVGRTTILFESSQPPAGEMPVVLAAGSSGILLHEAIGHGMEADFNRKGTSIYADKINKPIAHPFVNIVDDGTNEYARGAINVDDEGNVPDKTMLVENGVLTTFLHDSISARHYKVKPTGNGRRESYRHAPLPRMRSTYMLPGPHKSEEIIASVKKGIYCSNFTNGQVNIGAGDFTFYVKNGYLIEDGKLTRPIKDVNIIGNGPKVLEQVDMVADDLVIDEGGWTCGKDGQGVPVSQGIPTVRVASITVGGRNA